Proteins from a genomic interval of Desulfofustis limnaeus:
- a CDS encoding phosphopantetheine-binding protein produces the protein MPVAAGLEQELLRLICSTCNLQDVDLTAVGPDDPLIGPDSPLGIDSLDALEIAVAVQREYGVRMNAEHTTREVMQTLASLAAYVHRNR, from the coding sequence ATGCCAGTAGCAGCTGGCCTGGAACAAGAATTGTTGCGCCTGATCTGCTCCACCTGCAACCTGCAGGATGTGGACCTGACGGCCGTCGGACCGGACGATCCGCTCATCGGACCGGATTCGCCGCTCGGTATCGATTCCCTCGATGCGCTGGAAATCGCCGTGGCCGTCCAGCGAGAATATGGGGTGCGAATGAACGCCGAGCACACTACCCGGGAGGTCATGCAGACGTTGGCTTCGCTGGCCGCCTACGTGCACCGCAACCGGTAA
- a CDS encoding ABC transporter ATP-binding protein → MGAVPLVPGRPVSVATAPIQDLPAVLACDLVQRYPGSTAAALDRFSLQVRPGEWYGLLGVNGAGKTTFISLLCGLIRQQSGSLLVFGRKPNAPDREVKQLLGLVPQELALYEPLTAAENMRYFGRLIGLAGAVLKERIDDCLTAVHLEAVGDKPVSTYSGGMKRRLNLAAGLLGEPRLLVLDEPTVGIDIQSRQLIYERLKHLKRQGTTIFYTTHYLKEAQELCDRIGIVDQGRLVEEGAPSSLLERSGATSLDELLLTHVGREHDC, encoded by the coding sequence TTGGGAGCTGTCCCGCTGGTGCCGGGAAGGCCGGTGAGCGTGGCAACCGCTCCCATCCAGGATCTGCCCGCGGTGCTGGCCTGCGACCTGGTGCAACGTTACCCAGGCAGTACCGCTGCCGCCCTGGACCGGTTCAGTCTGCAGGTGCGGCCCGGTGAGTGGTATGGTCTGCTCGGGGTGAACGGGGCCGGGAAGACGACGTTTATCTCTTTGCTCTGCGGCCTGATCCGGCAGCAGAGCGGTTCGCTGCTGGTCTTCGGGCGTAAGCCAAACGCTCCGGACCGCGAGGTGAAACAGTTGCTCGGCCTGGTCCCGCAGGAGCTTGCCTTGTACGAACCGCTCACCGCCGCTGAAAACATGCGTTATTTCGGCCGGTTGATTGGTCTGGCGGGGGCGGTTCTCAAGGAGCGGATCGACGACTGCCTGACCGCGGTCCACCTGGAGGCGGTCGGTGACAAGCCGGTATCGACCTATTCCGGCGGCATGAAACGCCGTCTCAACCTCGCTGCCGGTCTGCTGGGTGAGCCCCGGCTATTGGTGCTGGACGAACCGACGGTGGGGATCGACATCCAGTCGCGCCAGCTGATCTACGAGCGTCTGAAGCACCTCAAACGGCAGGGGACGACCATTTTCTACACCACCCATTACCTGAAAGAGGCCCAGGAATTATGCGATCGGATCGGCATCGTCGACCAGGGTCGCCTGGTGGAGGAGGGGGCACCCTCGTCCCTGCTTGAACGCAGCGGGGCAACGAGTCTCGACGAGTTGTTGCTGACCCATGTCGGGAGGGAACATGATTGCTGA
- a CDS encoding XdhC family aldehyde oxidoreductase maturation factor — protein sequence MRSIVDDLIAALAQGQDVVLAVVVRSSGSAPRASGARMLVRPDGGLVGSVGGGLLEGACLERAHHILAGDGQYDTLQLHLDNSSAALDGMICGGQVEVLLQRVRPVDAPLFLRLQAACRTGRRPVLLTLLPDETTAPQLVVLDGSAGDDAPADLRDVVMKKCGRLPFLSSYAGRELLVEPLAAPGVVHFAGAGHVALATAKLAHFAGFATVVMDDRDAFANQERFPHAEIRVLPSFDRCFDGLGPDDYAVIVTRGHLYDRQVLTQALRTEAGYIGMIGSRRKRDTIYASLLADGFTVGDLERVHCPIGIAIEAETPEEIGVSIVAELIQARNAGPR from the coding sequence ATGCGCTCCATCGTCGATGATCTTATTGCGGCACTTGCCCAGGGGCAGGACGTGGTTCTTGCCGTCGTGGTTCGCAGTTCCGGGTCCGCCCCCCGCGCTTCCGGGGCGCGCATGCTGGTCCGCCCGGACGGCGGCCTGGTCGGCAGTGTCGGCGGTGGGCTGCTGGAAGGCGCCTGCCTGGAGCGGGCGCACCATATACTGGCGGGAGACGGGCAGTACGACACCCTGCAACTGCACCTGGACAACAGCAGCGCCGCCCTGGACGGCATGATCTGCGGCGGTCAGGTGGAGGTTCTGCTGCAGCGTGTTCGCCCGGTTGACGCCCCGCTCTTTCTCCGTCTTCAGGCCGCCTGTCGAACGGGACGGAGGCCGGTGCTGTTGACCCTTCTGCCCGATGAGACAACCGCTCCGCAGCTGGTGGTGCTGGATGGCTCGGCGGGGGATGACGCCCCGGCCGACCTGCGCGATGTCGTCATGAAAAAATGCGGACGCCTACCGTTTCTCAGCTCTTATGCGGGGCGCGAATTATTGGTCGAACCGCTCGCCGCACCGGGGGTGGTCCATTTTGCGGGAGCCGGCCATGTGGCTCTGGCGACCGCCAAGCTGGCCCACTTTGCCGGTTTTGCCACGGTGGTCATGGATGACCGGGACGCTTTTGCCAACCAGGAGCGTTTTCCCCATGCAGAGATCAGGGTGTTGCCGAGCTTCGATCGGTGTTTCGACGGGCTCGGACCGGACGATTACGCGGTCATCGTTACCCGGGGCCATCTCTATGACCGCCAGGTGCTGACCCAGGCGTTACGCACCGAGGCCGGCTATATCGGCATGATCGGCAGCCGCCGGAAGCGGGATACCATCTATGCGTCCCTGCTGGCCGACGGATTCACGGTCGGCGACCTGGAGCGGGTCCATTGCCCCATCGGCATTGCCATCGAGGCGGAGACACCGGAAGAGATCGGGGTGAGTATCGTTGCCGAATTGATCCAGGCCCGCAATGCCGGCCCCCGATGA
- a CDS encoding ABC transporter permease, which produces MARLLAVIGKEILVLSRDRAGLLVLFVMPAVLVIVITLVQDNVMRLTGQQPSQLLLLDLDRGPVGSEVLRQLDEAGLTVVVAGDEATAHSVRTQVVAGRFAVGLIIPTGTSRILAEQVRHVLQRSAADPGDGRQSPAIAVPLVFDPALTASLRQGLSWQIEAVLAAVGRQRMIGALESALAPLLSTQPDGGSGTGRPSPTELSQVFALPLLQPAADRDDAVPDYRPVQQNVPAWALFGMFFSAIPLGVGLLKERTAGIWLRLRTLPVSLSVLLGGKAVAYLLVCCCQFLLIVVIGVTVFPLVGLPVFSVAANPGAVVAVVLLSGLAACSFGILLGVWCRTQEQASTLGAVAVVIGAALGGIMVPVYAMPPLLQRLSVVSPLNWGLNGFHEVLVRDGPLSAAGGDMLRLLLFTGGVLVLAVWRMRLR; this is translated from the coding sequence GTGGCCAGATTGCTCGCTGTCATCGGCAAGGAAATACTGGTCCTGAGTCGGGACCGCGCGGGGCTGCTCGTGTTGTTCGTCATGCCCGCCGTTTTGGTGATCGTCATAACCCTGGTGCAGGACAACGTAATGCGGTTGACCGGCCAGCAACCGTCCCAACTCCTCTTGCTTGATCTGGATCGCGGTCCCGTCGGCAGCGAGGTGCTTCGCCAGCTGGACGAGGCCGGTTTGACCGTGGTGGTGGCCGGTGACGAGGCGACTGCCCACTCGGTGCGGACCCAGGTCGTTGCCGGCCGGTTCGCTGTCGGCCTGATCATCCCCACCGGCACCTCCCGGATCCTGGCGGAGCAGGTGCGCCACGTGCTGCAACGATCGGCAGCCGACCCGGGAGATGGCCGGCAGAGCCCCGCTATCGCCGTGCCGCTGGTCTTCGATCCGGCCCTTACGGCATCGTTGCGTCAGGGGCTGAGCTGGCAGATTGAGGCGGTGCTGGCCGCTGTTGGCCGGCAGCGGATGATCGGTGCGCTCGAGTCGGCGCTGGCCCCGCTGTTGTCGACCCAACCGGATGGTGGCTCCGGCACCGGTCGGCCGTCGCCTACCGAGCTGTCCCAGGTCTTTGCCTTGCCGTTGCTGCAGCCCGCTGCTGATCGAGACGATGCCGTGCCCGATTATCGGCCGGTGCAGCAGAACGTTCCGGCCTGGGCACTGTTCGGTATGTTTTTTTCCGCCATCCCCCTTGGCGTCGGGCTGCTCAAGGAGCGTACTGCCGGGATTTGGCTGCGCCTGAGGACCCTGCCGGTGTCCCTGTCGGTCCTGCTTGGCGGCAAGGCTGTTGCCTACCTGCTGGTATGCTGCTGCCAGTTCCTGCTCATCGTCGTGATCGGTGTGACGGTGTTTCCCCTCGTGGGGCTGCCGGTTTTCTCCGTCGCCGCCAACCCCGGGGCGGTCGTGGCCGTGGTGCTGTTGTCCGGACTCGCCGCCTGCTCCTTCGGCATCCTGCTCGGAGTCTGGTGCCGTACTCAAGAACAGGCGTCGACGCTGGGAGCGGTAGCGGTGGTGATCGGCGCCGCGCTTGGCGGCATCATGGTGCCGGTCTACGCCATGCCGCCGCTCTTGCAGCGGCTCAGTGTCGTCTCACCGCTCAACTGGGGATTGAACGGTTTTCACGAGGTTCTGGTGCGGGACGGGCCTTTGTCGGCGGCTGGCGGCGATATGCTGCGTCTGCTGCTCTTTACCGGTGGGGTATTGGTTCTGGCCGTATGGCGAATGCGCCTGAGATGA
- a CDS encoding DVU_1551 family NTP transferase encodes MKVGAVILAAGLSSRMGACKPLLPIGDSSMLAHAVESLRSGGVETVVVVTGHDGTAVCQEAQRLGVECCDNPDYLRGMLSSVQAGLRRLPKVDAFFLLPVDIPLVRPVTIRRLLDQFDGKRVLLPVFQKKPGHPPLIPGKKMGKIIAYAGPGGLDRYLKKQKVREVAVWDHGILLDADTQEEYRRLQQRWSRLAVGEPQEAVALALQAMPERGVRHGQMVAAVALAIGQRLCSNGLGLDLDLIHNGALLHDIAKGAPFHEQRGGSLLAGLGLTALVDVVSAHRDIGPPEAGELTEKEVVGLADKFVHGDDLVSLRQRYEEKLTRYAADPEACRSIRRRLERAESLLALVEYHLGCPVEHLLVAIPLVPVPVGTV; translated from the coding sequence ATGAAGGTTGGTGCGGTTATCCTGGCGGCCGGTTTGTCGTCGCGGATGGGGGCCTGCAAGCCGCTGCTGCCCATCGGTGACAGCTCCATGCTGGCGCACGCGGTCGAGTCGCTTCGTTCCGGCGGGGTAGAGACAGTGGTCGTCGTCACCGGCCATGACGGTACTGCGGTGTGCCAGGAAGCGCAGCGGCTCGGTGTCGAATGCTGTGACAACCCCGACTACCTGAGAGGCATGCTCTCTTCCGTGCAGGCCGGGTTGCGGCGGTTGCCCAAGGTCGACGCTTTTTTTCTGCTGCCGGTGGATATACCGCTGGTGCGGCCGGTGACGATCAGGCGGTTGCTCGATCAGTTCGACGGCAAGCGGGTGCTGCTTCCGGTCTTCCAGAAAAAGCCCGGTCACCCGCCGCTGATCCCGGGCAAAAAGATGGGCAAGATCATCGCCTACGCCGGACCCGGCGGGCTCGATCGTTACCTGAAAAAGCAGAAGGTCAGGGAGGTAGCCGTCTGGGATCACGGCATCCTGCTCGATGCCGATACCCAGGAGGAGTATCGCCGCTTGCAGCAGCGATGGTCGCGCCTGGCCGTCGGCGAACCGCAGGAAGCGGTGGCCCTGGCCCTGCAGGCCATGCCTGAGCGCGGTGTCAGACACGGGCAGATGGTGGCCGCGGTGGCACTGGCCATCGGGCAGCGGTTGTGCAGCAACGGCCTCGGCCTGGATCTTGATCTCATCCATAACGGTGCGCTGCTGCACGACATCGCTAAAGGCGCTCCGTTTCACGAGCAGCGAGGCGGCAGCCTGCTCGCCGGGCTGGGCCTGACTGCGCTGGTGGATGTGGTTTCCGCCCACCGTGATATCGGCCCTCCGGAAGCGGGCGAACTGACCGAAAAGGAGGTGGTCGGCCTAGCCGATAAGTTCGTGCACGGCGACGACCTGGTCTCGCTTCGACAACGCTACGAGGAGAAGCTGACTCGTTATGCCGCCGACCCTGAGGCTTGTCGGTCGATCAGAAGGCGGCTAGAGCGGGCCGAATCGTTGCTGGCGCTGGTGGAGTATCACCTCGGCTGCCCGGTGGAACACCTATTGGTGGCGATACCGCTAGTCCCGGTACCGGTTGGGACCGTCTAG
- a CDS encoding acyloxyacyl hydrolase, with translation MTTIRRVRYRVGIVACLLVWAAGIELSLPLPGAAFDTSRDSWWLLGGYGQSVPGWGLTEERVQTVDGVLRYNHLIFDELGSGWYRGFHSILLEVPVHLVVSPEVSAMVGVNFLAAYTFTADERWHPYIFGGGGPVYSFADIEGMGADLNGNYQFGAGVEYPLSGGRRFLVECRFHHISNAGSEDPNVPLNSAKFLLGIRF, from the coding sequence ATGACCACGATTCGAAGGGTGCGGTATCGAGTTGGCATAGTTGCCTGCCTGCTGGTCTGGGCGGCCGGTATCGAATTGTCCCTGCCATTGCCGGGCGCCGCCTTCGACACCAGTCGGGACAGTTGGTGGCTGCTCGGCGGCTACGGTCAGAGCGTACCCGGCTGGGGGTTGACTGAGGAACGGGTCCAGACCGTCGATGGGGTGCTGCGCTACAACCATCTCATCTTTGACGAACTCGGGTCAGGCTGGTACCGCGGCTTTCATTCCATTCTCCTGGAGGTGCCGGTGCACCTGGTGGTGAGCCCGGAGGTCTCGGCCATGGTCGGCGTCAACTTCCTTGCCGCCTACACCTTCACCGCCGACGAGCGGTGGCACCCCTATATCTTCGGCGGCGGCGGGCCGGTTTACAGTTTTGCCGACATCGAGGGGATGGGGGCCGATCTCAACGGCAACTACCAGTTCGGCGCCGGTGTCGAATATCCGCTGTCCGGGGGGCGGCGGTTTCTCGTCGAGTGCCGGTTCCATCATATTTCCAACGCCGGCAGCGAAGACCCCAACGTGCCGCTCAACTCCGCCAAGTTTCTGCTCGGCATCAGGTTCTGA
- a CDS encoding B12-binding domain-containing radical SAM protein: protein MNILLVNPPNSGRSIPEERYGITSLKQIFRGEPLALEELAGNLVDHDVIILDLKVEPEGLAAQLDDQRPDVVGITGVTCEANTVLQLAAQVKRRLPSTCLVVGGIHASNDPEFFNRPDVDYIVCGLGKKSFAELVGQLAISADREFTPPPGIARTTPGRPLRALASRATQPDLVEDRPPAYHLVQRYRPHYRLETLGITMGFVASAFGCPHRCSFCSVQGQTGGRYLAKSVATVLRDITLLDGVPVIRFVDANTFGDMRRAEELGRALLAGSFARHYLADIRADTVVRHPELLALWKQAGLRAVIIGFEDVVDANLQAMNKGTQAQANREAVALLKELGITIVGDFIISPDYDEDDFARLEDYLAETAIDLPMITVLTPLPGTDLHRQLAPRIVNSDLDYYTLTNAVTRTRLAEEQFYIRYAQLLANAHQHARI from the coding sequence ATGAATATTCTGCTGGTCAACCCGCCCAATAGCGGCCGCAGCATCCCCGAAGAACGCTACGGCATCACTTCTCTGAAACAGATTTTCCGCGGCGAACCGCTGGCCCTGGAAGAGCTGGCCGGCAACCTGGTCGACCACGACGTGATCATCCTCGATCTGAAGGTCGAACCGGAAGGGCTCGCTGCCCAGCTTGACGACCAGCGGCCGGATGTGGTCGGCATCACCGGTGTCACCTGCGAGGCCAACACTGTGCTGCAACTGGCCGCCCAGGTCAAGCGCCGGTTACCGTCCACCTGCCTGGTGGTCGGCGGCATCCACGCCAGCAACGACCCGGAATTCTTCAACCGGCCGGACGTCGACTATATCGTCTGCGGCCTGGGCAAAAAGAGCTTTGCCGAGTTGGTCGGACAGCTCGCGATATCGGCGGACCGAGAATTCACGCCACCGCCGGGCATCGCCCGCACCACTCCCGGCAGGCCGCTGCGCGCCCTTGCCAGCCGGGCCACGCAGCCCGACCTGGTGGAGGATCGGCCGCCCGCCTACCACCTGGTGCAGCGATACCGCCCCCATTACCGTTTGGAAACACTCGGTATAACCATGGGATTTGTCGCCTCCGCCTTCGGCTGTCCGCACCGCTGCTCCTTCTGCTCCGTGCAGGGGCAGACCGGCGGCAGGTACTTGGCCAAGTCGGTGGCAACGGTGCTGCGGGACATCACCTTGCTCGACGGCGTGCCGGTGATCCGCTTCGTTGACGCCAACACCTTTGGCGATATGCGGCGGGCCGAGGAGCTGGGTCGGGCCCTGCTGGCCGGCAGCTTCGCCAGACACTATCTGGCCGACATCCGCGCCGACACCGTGGTCCGCCATCCGGAGCTGCTGGCACTCTGGAAGCAGGCCGGTCTGCGGGCGGTGATCATCGGTTTCGAGGACGTGGTTGACGCCAACCTGCAGGCCATGAACAAAGGGACCCAGGCCCAAGCTAACCGTGAGGCCGTCGCCCTGCTCAAGGAGCTGGGCATCACCATCGTCGGTGACTTCATCATCTCCCCGGACTACGACGAGGACGATTTCGCCCGGCTGGAAGATTACCTGGCCGAAACCGCCATCGACCTGCCGATGATCACCGTGCTGACCCCGCTGCCCGGCACCGACCTGCACCGGCAGCTGGCCCCACGGATCGTCAATTCCGACCTGGACTATTACACCCTGACCAACGCCGTAACCAGGACACGGCTGGCGGAAGAACAGTTCTATATCCGCTATGCCCAGCTCCTGGCCAACGCCCACCAGCACGCCCGCATCTGA
- a CDS encoding beta-ketoacyl-ACP synthase III, producing the protein MEAYITATAAYLPGDPVVNEDLDRYLGSVAKLSARTRKLILAGNGIKTRYYAIDPASGESTHSNAQLAAEAVRQLQRSADAVPIDCLCCGTSSPDQLLPGHASMVHGELGIPPCAVVSTAGVCLTGVTALNYGAMAVALGQAKKAVATGSETASSFLDTAFFGKMSGAPPSEPDTDSHPAFSFEAEFLRWMLSDGAGAVCIEARPTAADRLSLRIDWVEIVSHAHRLEPCMYAGALKDGNGRLQGWRELIRSGCGADRNIFTIKQDARLLNREVIATLVGQSLPGIVAKHRLSPEAIDWFLPHYSSEYFREPLARQLRDNDFALEEQRWFTNLSSKGNTGSASFFIMLHELFDSGRLRKGQQILGMVPESGRFSVGYLLLTVV; encoded by the coding sequence ATGGAAGCCTATATCACCGCAACCGCTGCCTACCTGCCGGGAGATCCGGTGGTCAACGAAGACCTGGATCGCTACCTGGGCAGTGTCGCCAAGCTGTCGGCCCGCACCCGGAAGCTGATCCTCGCCGGCAACGGCATCAAGACCAGGTATTACGCGATCGACCCCGCCTCCGGAGAGTCGACGCACAGCAACGCTCAGCTGGCCGCCGAGGCGGTGCGGCAACTGCAGCGCTCGGCAGATGCCGTCCCGATCGATTGCCTGTGCTGCGGCACCTCCTCTCCGGATCAACTGCTGCCCGGCCATGCCTCCATGGTACACGGCGAGTTGGGCATCCCTCCCTGCGCGGTGGTCAGCACGGCGGGCGTCTGTTTGACCGGGGTCACCGCCCTCAATTACGGAGCCATGGCAGTGGCGCTTGGCCAGGCGAAAAAAGCGGTGGCCACCGGCTCGGAAACGGCTTCTTCTTTTCTGGACACGGCATTTTTCGGAAAAATGAGCGGTGCGCCACCATCCGAACCGGACACCGATAGCCACCCGGCCTTCAGCTTCGAGGCAGAATTTCTCCGCTGGATGCTCTCTGACGGCGCCGGTGCGGTATGCATCGAGGCCCGGCCGACTGCCGCCGATCGGCTCAGCTTGCGCATCGATTGGGTCGAGATCGTCTCCCACGCCCATCGTCTGGAACCCTGCATGTACGCCGGTGCGCTAAAGGACGGCAACGGACGCCTGCAGGGCTGGCGGGAACTGATCCGCAGCGGGTGCGGAGCCGACCGGAACATATTCACCATCAAGCAGGACGCCCGCCTGCTCAACCGGGAGGTGATCGCCACCCTGGTGGGACAGAGCCTGCCCGGCATCGTCGCCAAACATCGCCTCAGCCCCGAGGCGATCGACTGGTTTCTGCCCCACTATTCGTCGGAATACTTTCGCGAACCGCTGGCCCGGCAACTGCGCGACAACGACTTCGCCCTGGAGGAGCAGCGCTGGTTCACCAATCTCAGCAGCAAAGGAAACACCGGTTCGGCATCGTTTTTCATCATGCTGCACGAGCTGTTCGACTCGGGACGACTGCGCAAAGGGCAACAAATCCTCGGCATGGTGCCCGAGAGCGGCAGATTTTCGGTGGGCTACCTGTTGTTGACGGTCGTCTGA
- a CDS encoding BtrH N-terminal domain-containing protein, with translation MANLCPEAFPHRQSAHCESGVVSNLLRREGVEVSEAMAFGIGRGLFFGYLPFIRLNGLPLVTYRSVAGRIIRHFSKFPGISLQQKTFRDRRRAMVELDEALAAGRPVGLQTGVFWLPYFPRALRFHFNAHNLVVYGKAGEDYLISDPVFPAPVRCPAPDLERARFAAGALAPRGKMYWFQITDELFSPRLHIRAALDGVCRAMLGSPFPLIGVRGMRFLAGRLVRWPERLGHQRTILHLGHIVRMQEEIGTGGGGFRFMFSSFLRESAELLADRQLRAGAERMMQAGDEWRGFAAMAARICKERTRPGDSCLALAASLRSCAAQEEAIFWELSRWCREGR, from the coding sequence ATGGCTAACCTTTGCCCGGAAGCTTTCCCGCATCGCCAATCGGCCCATTGCGAGAGCGGCGTTGTCTCCAATTTGCTGCGCCGGGAAGGGGTCGAGGTGTCGGAGGCGATGGCCTTCGGGATCGGGCGGGGCCTGTTTTTCGGTTACCTGCCGTTCATCCGGCTCAACGGTCTGCCGTTGGTCACTTATCGCTCGGTGGCCGGCCGGATTATCCGTCACTTCAGTAAATTTCCCGGCATCTCGCTGCAGCAGAAGACCTTTCGCGATCGGCGCCGGGCCATGGTTGAACTGGATGAAGCCTTGGCGGCCGGCCGCCCGGTCGGTCTGCAGACCGGTGTTTTCTGGCTGCCTTATTTCCCCCGGGCCCTGCGGTTTCATTTCAATGCCCATAACCTGGTGGTCTACGGCAAAGCGGGAGAGGACTACCTGATCAGCGACCCGGTCTTTCCGGCACCGGTGCGCTGTCCCGCCCCTGATCTGGAGCGGGCCCGTTTCGCCGCCGGCGCCTTGGCCCCCCGCGGCAAGATGTATTGGTTCCAGATTACCGACGAGCTGTTTTCCCCCCGGCTTCATATTCGAGCAGCCCTTGACGGCGTTTGTCGGGCTATGCTGGGCAGCCCGTTTCCGTTGATCGGTGTCCGCGGCATGCGTTTTCTCGCCGGGCGTCTGGTACGCTGGCCGGAGCGGCTCGGCCATCAGCGCACCATCCTGCATCTTGGCCATATCGTCCGCATGCAGGAAGAGATCGGCACCGGCGGCGGCGGGTTCCGTTTCATGTTTTCCTCGTTTCTGCGGGAAAGTGCTGAACTGTTGGCCGACCGACAGTTGCGTGCCGGCGCCGAGCGGATGATGCAAGCCGGAGACGAGTGGCGGGGGTTTGCCGCCATGGCCGCCCGGATCTGTAAGGAACGGACCCGGCCTGGCGATTCCTGCCTGGCTTTGGCCGCCTCGCTTCGCTCCTGTGCGGCGCAGGAAGAGGCGATTTTTTGGGAGCTGTCCCGCTGGTGCCGGGAAGGCCGGTGA